One segment of Mytilus edulis unplaced genomic scaffold, xbMytEdul2.2 SCAFFOLD_1373, whole genome shotgun sequence DNA contains the following:
- the LOC139509398 gene encoding uncharacterized protein — MENSQCEPCRARDKNNTPTHWCVICEEALCLECTEHHRVQKISRSHELLNINIKPININISDQRCSEHENLPFEYFCIDHDSLCCKECQVESHRSCQKIMSVDIASKGIQSSQSFIDAVELIEHVLMTIPTIKEDRHTLIESIEKEANLVKDEIRKVKEEAISHIESLEKTLLEDLKQKKEKILNNAKVTITELQDIGRIAKEKKDTFDIVDTHGSEKQAFLAVHAYKTVLADLEQRISTITKQTINSSIKLNTNLPKQSIMSIMSIGTIDTIEVPASKKFIQRKKRQSQIPIVQQQILPVFIEKQGVTMSLDVYDSVEGITVNHSNELIISTANSFLGHSIKVFDNNEKFNYEMEIRIVPWQIVSVPAHNRVIITSSKKDTFQFVDFNTSIVLNEISIEGCKEAGVAASNENIFVGTKGNIKVLDLNGRHIRSIKMNNNESTPRYITLDKIGNIYHSDSEVVYCTRIDGENIFTFKPPDNKSPNGIAIDSQGYVYVVVQNQGVCRLKPDGTFSDIVVKEDLSRPFRDICFNKDYTKLYISYEKGVSVYNRQ, encoded by the coding sequence ATGGAAAACTCTCAGTGTGAGCCATGCAGAGCACGAGACAAGAACAACACGCCGACTCATTGGTGTGTCATTTGTGAAGAAGCGTTATGTTTAGAATGCACGGAACACCATCGCGTTCAGAAAATTTCCCGCAGCCACgaacttttaaatattaacataaagcctataaatataaatatctcGGATCAACGGTGCTCAGAACACGAGAATTTGCCATTTGAGTACTTTTGTATTGACCATGATAGTCTTTGTTGCAAGGAATGTCAAGTAGAATCACATCGTTCTTGTCAGAAAATTATGTCAGTTGACATAGCATCTAAAGGCATACAAAGTTCTCAGTCATTTATAGATGCTGTCGAACTCATAGAACATGTTTTAATGACAATACCTACCATTAAAGAGGACAGACACACCTTGATTGAAAGTATTGAAAAagaagcaaatttggttaaagaTGAAATTAGGAAAGTGAAAGAAGAAGCAATAAGTCACATTGAATCTCTAGAAAAAACACTGCTCGAGGACTTAAagcagaaaaaagaaaaaatattaaacaatgcaAAGGTGACGATCACTGAATTACAAGATATTGGAAGAATcgcgaaagaaaaaaaagacacgTTTGATATAGTGGATACACATGGATCTGAAAAACAAGCCTTTCTTGCTGTTCATGCGTACAAAACTGTTCTGGCCGATCTTGAACAAAGAATAAGTACAATTACAAAGCAGACAATTAATTCGTCaattaaattaaatacaaatttaccAAAACAAAGTATTATGTCTATCATGTCTATCGGAACAATTGACACCATTGAAGTACCCGCTTCGAAAAAATTTATTCAGAGAAAGAAGCGACAGTCTCAAATTCCAATTGTACAACAACAAATTTTACCGGTCTTCATTGAGAAGCAAGGTGTTACCATGTCCTTGGATGTATATGATAGTGTTGAAGGAATAACAGTAAATCATAGCAACGAACTTATTATTTCGACTGCTAATTCTTTTTTGGGTCATTCAATAAAGGTGTTTGACAATAATGAAAAGTTCAATTACGAAATGGAAATCAGAATTGTACCATGGCAAATTGTTTCAGTTCCGGCCCACAACAGAGTAATAATAACATCGTCAAAAAAAGATACATTTCAATTTGTAGATTTTAACACTTCCATAGTATTAAACGAAATTTCGATTGAGGGATGCAAAGAAGCAGGTGTTGCTGCTTCAAATGAAAACATCTTTGTCGGCACGAAAGGAAACATAAAAGTTCTGGATCTCAATGGCAGACATATTCGATCtatcaaaatgaataataatgaatcaacacCAAGGTACATTACATTAGACAAAATTGGAAACATTTATCACAGTGACAGTGAAGTCGTGTATTGTACTAGAATCGATGGTGaaaacatttttacttttaaaccgCCAGACAACAAGAGTCCAAATGGAATAGCAATAGATAGTCAAGGATACGTGTACGTCGTTGTCCAAAATCAAGGTGTGTGTAGACTAAAACCGGATGGAACGTTCAGCGACATAGTTGTAAAAGAAGATTTGAGTCGACCCTTTAGGGATATCTGCTTTAACAAAGACTATACAAAATTGTACATTTCATACGAAAAGGGTGTTTCGGTTTATAATCGACAATAG